A window of Clostridium taeniosporum genomic DNA:
CCTTTTTAATTAAATCCTTCATTGCCTTTTCAGTTTCAAAATAGTCTTTATCTTTCATAGGATTTCTTGCTATAAACACACAATCATATCCTTTTAATATATTATTATAATTTAATCTAAAACTCTCACTTATTAATCTCTTACATCTACTTCTAACAACACTATTTCCAACTTTTTTACTTACAGAAATTCCTACTTTACTATATGCCATTCCTTCTTTATCTTTATTTCTCTTATTTTTTAAAACATATAGAACCAAAGTTTTATTGGCAAATGATTTTCCTCTTTTATATACAGTTATAAATTCTACATTTTTCTTTAATCTATAAATCATAGGTATTTCCATTACTCCTTTTTTCCTGCATTTG
This region includes:
- the rnpA gene encoding ribonuclease P protein component, whose protein sequence is MIYRLKKNVEFITVYKRGKSFANKTLVLYVLKNKRNKDKEGMAYSKVGISVSKKVGNSVVRSRCKRLISESFRLNYNNILKGYDCVFIARNPMKDKDYFETEKAMKDLIKKAGLYCDEENGIKSN